The Dreissena polymorpha isolate Duluth1 chromosome 9, UMN_Dpol_1.0, whole genome shotgun sequence genome contains the following window.
CACCACAACTGGACTCCATCACAATGCAGTCACCACAACAGGagtccatcaccatgcagtcatcacaacaggacttcatcaccatgcagtcaccacaacaggactccatcaccatgcagtcatcacaacaggacttcatcaccatgcagtcaccacaacaggactccataACAATGCAGTCACCACAGCAGgtctccatcaccatgcagtcatcacaataggactccatcacaatgcagtcatcacaacaggactccatcacaatgcagtcaccacaacaggactccatcacaatgcagtcaccacaacaggactccatcaccatgcagtcatcacaacaggactccatcacaatgcagtcatcacaacaggactccatcacaatgcagtcaccacaacaggactccatcacaatgcagtcaccacaacaggactccatcacaatgcagtcaccacaacaggactccatcaccatgcagtcatcacaataggactccatcacaatgcagtcaccacaacaggacttcatcaccatgcagttgtcacaacaggacttcatcaccatgcagtcatcacaacaggacttcatcaccatgctgtcatcacaacaggacttcatcaccatgcagtcaccacaacaggactccatcacaatgcagtcaccacaacaggacttcatcaccatgcagtgatcacaacaggactccatcaccatgcagtcatcacaacatgacttcatcaccatgcagtcaccacaacaggactccatcaccatgcagttatcacaataggactccatcacaatgcagtcatcacaacaggactccatcacaatgcagtcatcacaataggactccatcacaatgcagtcatcacaacagaactccatcacaatgcagtcaccacaacaggactccatcacaatGCAGTCACCGCAACAGGACTCCattaccatgcagtcatcacaataggacttCATCACAATGCAGTCACCACAACAGGACTTCATCACCATACAGTcttcacaacaggactccatacCAACACATTCATCAAAACAGGACTACATCACCATGCGGCCATCATAACaggacttcatcaccatgcagtcaccacaacaggactccatcaccatgcagtcatcacaacaggactccatcaccatgcattCATCaaaacaggactccatcaccatgctgTCACCAcaaggactccatcaccatgcagtcatcacaacaggactccatcacaatgcagtcaccacaacaggactccatcaccatgctgTCACCACAACAGGACTACATCACCATGCGGCCATCataacaggactccatcaccatgcagtcatcacaacaggactccatcaccatgcagtcaccacaacaggactccatcaccatgcattCATCaaaacaggactccatcaccatgctgTCACCACAAGGACTCCATCACcagcagtcatcacaacaggactccattacCACGCATTCATCaaaacaggactccatcaccatgcagtcaccacaacaggactccattacCACGCATTCATCaaaacaggactccatcaccatgcagtcatctcAACAGGACTTCTTTTTCATGCAATGCTCaaaacaggactccatcaccatgcagtatTCCGAATATAACTTAATCACCCTTCTGTAAGCATAAAAGAACCTTGACACCATGCAGTCATAAGAGCaggacttcatcaccatgcaCTCCTCACAACAGGCAATCATTACAAAAGAGCTCCATCACAATGAAGTCATCTCAGCAGGACTTTTATCACCATGCAGTCTTGACAATTAGTACTTTATCATCATGAAGTCAACATAATAGGCTTGTATTACCATGCAGCCACCTCAAAAGGGCTTCATcgccatgcagtcatcacaacagggctccatcaccatgcagtcatcacaataggactccatcacaaggcagtcatcacaataggacccaatcacaatgcagtcatcacaataggactttatcaccatgcagtcatcacaataggactccatcacaaggcagtcatcacaataggacccaatcaccatgcagtcatcacaacaggacttcaTCGCCATGCAGTCACAACAACAGGGCTTCATCACCATGTAGTAATTGTAATAGGGTCTCCATCacaatgcagtcatcacaactgAACTCCATCATTAGGCAGTTATCCCAACAGGACTCAATCACAATACAGTTATCACAACTGGACCCCATCACCATGCAGTCCTAACAACAGGACTCAATCACCATGCTTGTAACCACTACaggacttcatcaccatgcagtcatcactaCAGGACTTCCTCaacatgcagtcatcacaacaggactccatcaccatgcttgtcatcacaacaggacttcctcaccatgcagtcatcacaacaggacttcatcaccatgcagtcaccacaacaggactccatcacaatgcagtcaccacaacaggtctccatcaccatgcagtcatcacaataggactccatcacaatgcagtcatcacaacaggactccatcacaatGCAGTCACCACAACTGGACTCCATCACAATGCAGTCACCACAACAGGagtccatcaccatgcagtcatcacaacaggacttcatcaccatgcagtcaccacaacaggactccatcaccatgcagtcatcacaacaggacttcatcaccatgcagtcaccacaacaggactccataACAATGCAGTCACCACAGCAGgtctccatcaccatgcagtcatcacaataggactccatcacaatgcagtcatcacaacaggactccatcacaatgcagtcaccacaacaggactccatcacaatgcagtcaccacaacaggactccatcaccatgcagtcatcacaacaggactccatcacaatgcagtcatcacaacaggactccatcacaatgcagtcaccacaacaggactccatcacaatgcagtcaccacaacaggactccatcacaatgcagtcaccacaacaggactccatcaccatgcagtcatcacaataggactccatcacaatgcagtcaccacaacaggacttcatcaccatgcagttgtcacaacaggacttcatcaccatgcagtcatcacaacaggacttcatcaccatgctgtcatcacaacaggacttcatcaccatgcagtcaccacaacaggacgccatcacaatgcagtcaccacaacaggacttcatcaccatgcagtgatcacaacaggactccatcaccatgcagtcatcacaacatgacttcatcaccatgcagtcaccacaacaggactccatcaccatgcagttatcacaataggactccatcacaatgcagtcatcacaacaggactccatcacaatgcagtcatcacaataggactccatcacaatgcagtcatcacaacaggactccatcacaatgcagtcaccacaacaggactccatcgcaatgcagtcaccacaacaggactccattaccatgcagtcatcacaataggactccatcacaaTGCAGTCACCACAACAGGACTTCATCACCATACAGTcttcacaacaggactccatacCAACACATTCATCAAAACAGGACTACATCACCATGCGGCCATCATAAC
Protein-coding sequences here:
- the LOC127844105 gene encoding small histidine-alanine-rich protein-like isoform X6, translating into MQSSLQDFLNMQSSQQDSITMLVITTGLPHHAVITTGLHHHAVTTTGLHHNAVTTTGLHHHAVITIGLHHNAVITTGLHHNAVTTTGLHHNAVTTTGVHHHAVITTGLHHHAVTTTGLHHHAVITTGLHHHAVTTTGLHNNAVTTAGLHHHAVITIGLHHNAVITTGLHHNAVTTTGLHHNAVTTTGLHHHAVITTGLHHNAVITTGLHHNAVTTTGLHHNAVTTTGLHHNAVTTTGLHHHAVITIGLHHNAVTTTGLHHHAVVTTGLHHHAVITTGLHHHAVITTGLHHHAVTTTGRHHNAVTTTGLHHHAVITTGLHHHAVITT